A region of Lycium barbarum isolate Lr01 chromosome 1, ASM1917538v2, whole genome shotgun sequence DNA encodes the following proteins:
- the LOC132644362 gene encoding transcription factor DUO1-like, whose protein sequence is MERRRSSSSYHGHRYQYNDGDEMGEIKKGPWKAEEDEVLINHVKKYGPRDWSSIRSKGLLQRTGKSCRLRWVNKLRPNLKNGVKFSAEEERTVIELQGQFGNKWARIATYLPGRTDNDVKNFWSSRQKRLARILRTSAPQPGKSQNNKNSSQTSAFQESPPVEAPKFSSSTEPEESLSKSQQSCSSSYIGNSDMINMVPLPDLMNPNSIPFESNLLQLDFTPNDQKKLGIIESHIQTDFALPLENQEFPMPRFIDVFGHEFNGSELDNVQVPFVPCAENVVKREIEKPLTPDTFIDDFPLDMFDHIEPLPSPSEW, encoded by the exons atggaaagaagaaGATCGTCATCTTCATATCATGGTCATCGTTATCAGTATAACGATGGCGATGAAATGGGAGAAATAAAGAAAGGACCGTGGAAAGCAGAAGAAGATGAAGTGCTTATAAATCATGTGAAGAAATATGGTCCAAGAGATTGGAGCTCCATTCGATCCAAAGGTCTTTTGCAAAGAACTGGAAAATCTTGTCGTCTTCGTTGGGTCAATAAACTTAGACCTAACTTAAAGAA TGGAGTGAAATTTTCGGCAGAGGAGGAAAGGACAGTGATTGAACTACAGGGACAATTTGGGAATAAATGGGCAAGAATTGCTACATATTTGCCTGGAAGAACTGACAATGATGTTAAGAATTTTTGGAGTAGTCGACAGAAGAGGTTGGCTAGGATTTTGCGAACATCAGCACCACAGCCTGGCAAGtcccaaaataacaaaaatagcaGTCAAACTTCTGCTTTTCAAGAATCTCCCCCAGTTGAG GCGCCTAAATTCAGCTCATCAACAGAACCGGAAGAGTCATTGTCCAAGTCACAACAATCTTGCTCATCATCCTATATTGGTAACTCTGACATGATCAACATGGTCCCCTTGCCAGATCTAATGaatccaaattcaattccttttgaATCAAACCTACTTCAACTTGACTTTACTCCTAACGATCAGAAGAAACTTGGGATAATAGAGTCGCATATTCAAACTGACTTTGCTCTGCCATTAGAAAATCAAGAATTCCCCATGCCTAGATTCATAGATGTTTTTGGACATGAGTTCAATGGTTCTGAATTAGATAATGTGCAAGTCCCATTTGTACCATGTGCTGAGAATGTTGTGAAGAGAGAAATTGAGAAGCCACTTACTCCAGATACCTTCATTGATGACTTCCCTCTGGATATGTTTGACCATATTGAACCTCTCCCAAGCCCATCTGAATGGTGA